From the Priestia koreensis genome, one window contains:
- the purF gene encoding amidophosphoribosyltransferase has product MFAEIKGLNEECGVFGIWGHETASQITYYGLHSLQHRGQEGAGVAVTNGEKVSVVKGTGLVTEIFGHGELNQLHNGRGAIGHVRYATAGGGGYENVQPLHFRSHEGSIALAHNGNIVNANALKHQLESQGSIFQSTSDTEVLAHLIKRSGYRLLKDKLKNALTMVKGAYAFVILTETEMMVALDPNGLRPLSIGRMGDAYVVASETCAFDVVGAVYERDVEPGELIVINDEGMTSEKFSLSNNRAICSMEYIYFSRPDSNVDGINVHSARKNLGKQLAIENPIEADVVTGVPDSSISAAIGFAEQSGIPYELGLIKNRYVGRTFIQPSQELREQGVKMKLSPVRKIVEGKRVVMVDDSIVRGTTSRRIVSMLREAGATEVHVRISSPPIKNPCFYGIDTSTHEELIASTYSVEEIRKLIGADTLEFLSPEGMVDAIGRPYEGKYRGQCMACFNGQYPTEIYPDTVLPHEKEEVNC; this is encoded by the coding sequence ATGTTTGCTGAAATAAAAGGTCTAAATGAAGAATGTGGAGTGTTTGGGATTTGGGGGCACGAAACGGCCTCACAAATTACGTATTATGGTCTTCATAGCTTACAGCACCGTGGTCAAGAGGGTGCTGGGGTTGCTGTGACAAACGGCGAAAAAGTGAGTGTTGTAAAAGGAACAGGACTTGTAACAGAGATTTTCGGACACGGTGAATTAAATCAATTGCACAACGGTCGAGGTGCGATTGGACACGTACGTTATGCAACAGCAGGAGGAGGCGGCTATGAGAACGTTCAGCCGCTTCACTTCCGCTCACATGAGGGAAGCATTGCACTTGCTCATAACGGAAACATCGTTAATGCCAATGCCTTAAAGCATCAGCTTGAAAGCCAAGGAAGTATTTTTCAATCGACGTCTGATACTGAAGTGCTTGCGCATTTAATCAAACGCAGCGGTTATCGCTTATTAAAAGACAAGTTGAAAAATGCCTTAACAATGGTGAAGGGTGCCTATGCGTTCGTTATTTTAACGGAAACAGAAATGATGGTTGCTCTTGATCCGAACGGATTACGTCCCCTTTCTATCGGACGAATGGGCGATGCGTATGTCGTTGCTTCGGAAACATGTGCATTTGACGTAGTGGGCGCCGTATACGAAAGAGACGTTGAGCCTGGTGAGCTAATCGTTATTAACGACGAAGGCATGACGTCAGAGAAGTTTTCTTTATCGAATAACCGTGCTATTTGTAGCATGGAATACATTTACTTTTCTCGCCCTGACAGTAACGTTGACGGAATTAACGTTCACTCGGCGCGTAAAAATCTAGGCAAGCAGCTAGCAATTGAAAATCCGATTGAAGCAGACGTTGTAACAGGTGTACCTGATTCTAGTATTTCTGCTGCCATTGGGTTTGCCGAGCAGTCTGGTATTCCATACGAGCTTGGGTTGATTAAAAATCGTTATGTTGGTCGCACATTTATTCAACCATCACAAGAGCTTCGTGAACAAGGGGTTAAGATGAAGCTATCTCCGGTTCGTAAAATCGTAGAAGGAAAACGTGTCGTAATGGTCGATGATTCCATTGTTCGTGGTACAACGAGCCGTCGCATTGTGTCCATGCTTCGTGAAGCTGGTGCAACTGAAGTACACGTGCGAATCAGCTCACCGCCAATTAAGAATCCGTGCTTTTACGGAATCGATACATCTACACACGAAGAACTGATTGCCTCTACGTATTCTGTGGAAGAAATTCGCAAGCTGATTGGGGCAGATACGCTTGAATTCCTAAGCCCTGAAGGAATGGTAGACGCGATCGGACGACCGTATGAAGGGAAATATCGCGGTCAGTGTATGGCGTGTTTCAATGGTCAATACCCGACTGAGATTTATCCAGATACGGTATTACCTCATGAGAAAGAAGAAGTGAACTGTTAA
- the purM gene encoding phosphoribosylformylglycinamidine cyclo-ligase — translation MSYSYKEAGVDIHAGYEAVERMKKHVRRTMRPGVMGSVGGFGGMFDLSSLQLKEPVLVSGTDGVGTKLMLAFLMNKHDTIGIDAVAMCVNDVVVQGAEPLYFLDYIACGKAIPEKIESIVKGVADGCEQAGCALVGGETAEMPGLYDDSEYDLAGFSVGAVEKAEIITGENIEAGNILVGITSSGIHSNGYSLVRKVLLQDANLDLHEVYDGLELPLGEELLKPTKIYVKAALAALKAGRVNGMAHITGGGFVENIPRMLPEGLGVDIDFGSWPIPAIFNFIQQHGELQQQEMFEVFNMGIGFVLAVKTEDAPEIMRAIEELGEQAFIIGRVTSEEGVHFGGGKME, via the coding sequence ATGTCATATTCATATAAAGAAGCAGGAGTCGATATTCACGCTGGATACGAAGCCGTTGAGCGCATGAAAAAGCACGTTCGTCGTACGATGAGACCTGGAGTAATGGGTAGCGTTGGTGGATTTGGTGGGATGTTTGATTTATCGTCTCTTCAGTTAAAAGAGCCTGTCCTTGTGTCAGGAACAGATGGGGTAGGAACGAAGCTCATGCTTGCATTCCTCATGAATAAGCACGACACGATCGGCATTGATGCTGTAGCGATGTGCGTAAATGATGTCGTTGTCCAAGGCGCAGAACCTCTTTACTTTCTTGATTATATTGCGTGTGGAAAAGCCATTCCTGAAAAAATTGAAAGCATCGTAAAGGGAGTGGCAGACGGCTGTGAGCAGGCTGGATGTGCACTAGTTGGTGGTGAAACGGCCGAAATGCCCGGATTATATGACGACAGTGAATATGACCTTGCTGGCTTCTCTGTCGGAGCGGTTGAGAAGGCAGAGATTATTACCGGTGAGAACATTGAGGCTGGCAATATTTTAGTAGGTATTACCTCAAGCGGCATTCATAGCAACGGCTACTCGCTTGTTCGAAAAGTACTTCTTCAAGATGCCAACTTAGATTTACATGAAGTATATGACGGGCTAGAGCTTCCATTAGGGGAAGAGTTACTGAAGCCGACAAAAATCTATGTTAAGGCAGCGCTGGCTGCGTTAAAAGCAGGGCGTGTGAACGGGATGGCCCACATTACGGGCGGCGGCTTTGTTGAAAATATTCCTCGTATGCTTCCTGAAGGTCTAGGAGTCGATATTGATTTTGGGTCATGGCCAATTCCAGCTATTTTTAATTTCATTCAACAGCACGGGGAGCTTCAGCAACAAGAAATGTTTGAAGTGTTTAATATGGGGATTGGGTTTGTGTTAGCAGTGAAAACAGAGGATGCACCAGAGATTATGAGGGCTATTGAAGAGTTAGGAGAACAAGCTTTCATTATTGGGCGTGTAACGAGTGAAGAAGGCGTTCACTTCGGTGGAGGGAAGATGGAATGA
- the purN gene encoding phosphoribosylglycinamide formyltransferase, whose amino-acid sequence MIKIAVFASGSGSNFQAIVDSIQKGELEAELSLLVCDKPGAKVVERAQEANINTLVLSPKGYKDKAAYEGAILQQLREHNVEFLVLAGYMRLIGDVLLEAFSNRIVNLHPSILPSFPGKDAVGQALEAGVRLTGITIHYVDEGMDTGPIIAQFSVPIHENDEREQVEERIHALEHEFYPKTLQELFQRIYVRNLD is encoded by the coding sequence ATGATAAAAATTGCCGTCTTTGCTTCAGGAAGCGGAAGCAACTTTCAAGCAATCGTCGATTCAATTCAAAAAGGGGAGCTTGAAGCTGAGCTTTCCTTACTTGTTTGTGATAAGCCAGGGGCAAAAGTAGTCGAGAGAGCGCAGGAAGCGAACATTAATACGCTTGTTTTATCTCCAAAAGGATACAAAGATAAAGCTGCGTATGAGGGTGCGATTCTTCAGCAACTAAGAGAGCATAACGTTGAATTTCTTGTACTAGCAGGTTACATGAGATTAATTGGTGATGTACTCCTTGAGGCATTTTCAAATCGAATTGTGAACCTCCATCCATCGATCCTGCCGTCTTTCCCAGGAAAAGATGCGGTCGGTCAAGCATTAGAGGCAGGGGTGAGGCTTACAGGTATTACAATTCACTATGTAGATGAAGGAATGGATACAGGGCCAATCATTGCGCAATTTTCTGTTCCGATTCATGAGAACGATGAACGTGAGCAGGTCGAAGAGCGAATTCATGCGCTTGAGCATGAGTTTTATCCAAAGACACTACAAGAATTATTTCAGCGTATCTACGTAAGAAATCTTGATTAA
- the purH gene encoding bifunctional phosphoribosylaminoimidazolecarboxamide formyltransferase/IMP cyclohydrolase, whose translation MAKKRALISVSDKTGIVELVQELVKLDVEIVSTGGTKRTLEENGIDVMGISEVTGFPEIMDGRVKTLHPNVHGGLLALRANEDHQKQLAEHGITPIDIVVVNLYPFQQTIEKENVTLEDAIENIDIGGPTMLRSAAKNYQSVTVLVDPTDYAGVVEELQSGAVSFETNQRLAAKVFRHTASYDALIAEYLTDIVGEEAPEKVTVTFEKVQGLRYGENPHQKASFYKKPLAKKGSIATAKQLHGRELSYNNINDANAALQILKEFNDAAVVAVKHMNPCGVGVGNTIEDAYQKAYEADPTSIFGGIIAANKPIDRATAEKMHEIFLEIIIAPAFDEEALEVLTSKKNLRLLTIELDGEKVQEQQLTSIQGGLLRQDLDTHGFDDATITVATKREPTEQEWADLKLAWKVVKHVKSNAIVLAKDNMTVGVGAGQMNRVGSANIAINQAGEKAQGSALGSDAFFPMGDTVEAAAKAGVTAIIQPGGSIRDEESIEKADEYGIAMVFTGMRHFKH comes from the coding sequence ATGGCTAAAAAGCGCGCATTGATCAGCGTTTCAGATAAAACAGGGATTGTAGAATTGGTACAAGAGTTAGTGAAACTAGATGTCGAAATCGTTTCGACTGGTGGAACGAAACGTACGTTAGAGGAGAATGGTATTGATGTAATGGGGATATCTGAAGTAACGGGCTTTCCTGAGATTATGGACGGTCGCGTAAAAACACTTCACCCAAACGTACACGGTGGCTTACTAGCCCTTCGTGCAAATGAGGATCATCAAAAGCAGCTCGCTGAGCATGGCATCACGCCAATTGATATTGTCGTAGTGAATTTATATCCGTTCCAACAAACGATCGAAAAAGAGAACGTAACATTAGAAGATGCGATTGAAAACATCGATATCGGTGGACCAACAATGCTTCGTTCGGCTGCCAAAAACTATCAATCTGTTACGGTTTTAGTAGATCCTACCGATTATGCGGGTGTTGTAGAGGAACTACAATCCGGGGCTGTTTCATTTGAAACAAATCAGCGTCTAGCAGCAAAGGTATTCCGTCATACCGCTTCTTATGATGCACTTATCGCGGAGTATTTAACAGATATCGTGGGCGAAGAGGCACCTGAAAAAGTTACGGTAACTTTTGAAAAGGTACAAGGTCTACGCTACGGGGAGAACCCTCATCAAAAAGCTTCCTTCTATAAAAAGCCGTTAGCTAAAAAAGGCTCGATTGCAACAGCGAAGCAGCTTCACGGAAGAGAGCTTTCCTATAACAACATTAACGATGCAAATGCGGCGCTTCAAATTTTAAAAGAGTTTAATGACGCTGCGGTTGTCGCGGTTAAGCATATGAATCCATGTGGTGTTGGCGTTGGGAATACGATTGAAGATGCTTACCAAAAGGCATACGAAGCAGATCCGACGTCTATCTTCGGGGGAATTATTGCGGCTAATAAACCAATTGACCGTGCAACGGCTGAAAAAATGCATGAAATCTTTTTAGAGATTATTATCGCACCAGCGTTCGATGAAGAAGCGTTAGAAGTATTAACATCTAAAAAGAATCTTCGTCTGCTTACGATTGAGCTAGATGGTGAAAAGGTACAAGAACAGCAGCTTACTTCTATTCAAGGCGGCTTATTACGCCAAGATCTTGATACACATGGATTCGACGATGCGACGATTACAGTGGCGACAAAGCGTGAACCAACGGAACAAGAATGGGCTGATTTGAAGCTTGCTTGGAAAGTAGTCAAGCACGTGAAATCAAATGCCATTGTGTTAGCAAAAGATAACATGACAGTTGGTGTAGGAGCAGGCCAAATGAACCGCGTTGGTTCAGCAAATATTGCGATTAACCAAGCTGGGGAAAAAGCACAGGGATCTGCTCTAGGGTCTGACGCATTCTTCCCAATGGGCGATACAGTTGAAGCCGCTGCAAAAGCAGGCGTTACGGCTATTATTCAGCCAGGTGGATCTATTCGTGACGAAGAATCGATTGAAAAAGCGGACGAGTACGGTATTGCAATGGTCTTCACAGGAATGAGACACTTTAAACATTAA
- the purL gene encoding phosphoribosylformylglycinamidine synthase subunit PurL, producing MSLLLEPNVEQIKADKVYREMGLTDEEFASVEKILGRLPNYTETGLFSVMWSEHCSYKNSKPVLKKFPVTGEKVLQGPGEGAGIVDIGDNQAVVFKIESHNHPSAIEPYQGAATGVGGIIRDVFSMGARPIAILNSLRFGELTSPRVRHLFEEVVAGIAGYGNCIGIPTVGGEIQFESSYDGNPLVNAMCVGLINHEDIKKGQAKGVGNTVMYVGAKTGRDGIHGATFASEELSDQSEEKRPAVQVGDPFMEKLLLEACLELIKLDSLVGIQDMGAAGLTSSSAEMASKAGSGIELNLDLIPQRETGMTAYEMMLSESQERMLIVVEKGREQEIVDLFTKYGLEAVSVGVVTDDKKLRLTHKGEVVADVPVDALAEEAPVYHKPSAEPAYYREFQEMNDYQPVVENHEEMLKILLSQSTIASKEWVYNQYDYMVRTSTVVSPGSDAAVVRVRGTNKALAMTTDCNSRYLYLDPEVGGKIAVAEAARNIVCSGAQPLAITDCLNFGNPEKPEIFWQIEKSVDGMSEACRVLSTPVIGGNVSLYNETKGEAIYPTPVVGMVGLIEDLAHITTQAFKQEGDLVYVLGETRPEFSGSELQKVLEGRLFGKAPALDLDTELRHQKQLLTAIRSGLVASAHDVAEGGLGVALAESTFGTNGLGVTVSLPGEATTALFSESQSRFVVTVRPENQAKFEEFVQATLIGYVTADHTVTIQNEAGETYLQSDVKQLEDAWKGAISCLLK from the coding sequence ATGTCGTTACTTCTTGAACCAAATGTTGAACAAATCAAAGCAGATAAAGTGTATCGCGAAATGGGTCTTACAGACGAAGAATTTGCTAGCGTTGAAAAGATTCTTGGTAGATTGCCAAACTATACGGAAACAGGATTATTTTCAGTTATGTGGTCAGAGCATTGCAGTTATAAAAACTCAAAGCCTGTGCTGAAAAAGTTCCCTGTAACGGGTGAGAAAGTGCTGCAAGGTCCTGGTGAAGGGGCTGGAATTGTAGACATTGGTGATAATCAGGCAGTGGTATTTAAAATTGAGAGTCATAACCATCCATCAGCTATTGAGCCTTATCAAGGTGCTGCAACGGGCGTGGGTGGAATCATTCGTGACGTGTTCTCAATGGGGGCACGACCAATTGCCATTTTAAATTCACTTCGATTTGGAGAACTAACATCACCACGCGTTCGCCATTTGTTTGAAGAAGTAGTAGCAGGTATTGCAGGGTATGGAAACTGCATTGGAATTCCAACGGTGGGCGGAGAGATTCAATTCGAATCGTCTTACGATGGAAATCCACTCGTAAACGCCATGTGCGTAGGATTAATTAACCATGAAGACATTAAAAAGGGTCAGGCAAAAGGTGTTGGGAATACCGTGATGTACGTAGGTGCTAAAACAGGGCGCGACGGTATTCACGGTGCGACATTTGCTTCTGAAGAGCTATCGGATCAATCAGAAGAGAAGCGCCCAGCCGTTCAAGTAGGCGACCCGTTTATGGAGAAGCTTTTATTAGAGGCATGCTTAGAACTTATTAAGCTTGATAGTTTAGTAGGAATTCAAGATATGGGGGCAGCGGGATTAACAAGTTCATCTGCCGAAATGGCAAGTAAAGCAGGATCAGGCATCGAGTTAAACCTAGACCTTATTCCACAGCGTGAAACAGGCATGACCGCTTATGAAATGATGCTTTCTGAGTCACAGGAGCGCATGTTAATCGTCGTTGAAAAAGGCCGTGAGCAAGAAATCGTGGACCTATTTACGAAGTACGGATTAGAAGCGGTATCTGTTGGAGTCGTAACGGATGATAAAAAGCTTCGCTTGACGCACAAAGGAGAAGTAGTTGCAGACGTTCCTGTTGATGCACTTGCAGAAGAGGCACCGGTTTACCATAAACCATCAGCTGAGCCGGCTTATTACCGTGAATTCCAAGAAATGAACGACTATCAGCCAGTAGTTGAAAATCATGAGGAAATGCTAAAAATATTGCTTTCTCAATCAACGATTGCAAGTAAGGAATGGGTCTATAATCAGTACGATTATATGGTGCGTACGAGCACGGTTGTTTCACCAGGATCAGACGCAGCTGTCGTTCGTGTACGAGGAACGAACAAGGCCCTAGCGATGACGACAGACTGTAATTCTCGCTATTTATACTTAGATCCAGAAGTCGGAGGCAAAATTGCGGTGGCAGAGGCAGCGCGTAATATCGTTTGTTCTGGAGCGCAGCCACTTGCGATTACGGACTGCTTGAACTTCGGAAACCCTGAAAAGCCAGAAATCTTTTGGCAAATTGAAAAGTCTGTTGACGGTATGAGTGAAGCATGTCGCGTGCTTTCAACACCGGTTATCGGTGGGAACGTTTCATTGTATAACGAAACAAAAGGTGAAGCAATTTACCCAACGCCTGTTGTCGGAATGGTCGGCCTTATTGAAGACCTTGCACACATCACAACACAAGCGTTCAAACAAGAAGGAGACCTTGTCTACGTTCTTGGGGAAACACGTCCTGAATTTAGCGGAAGTGAGCTTCAAAAGGTACTAGAAGGACGTCTATTCGGTAAAGCGCCAGCACTGGATCTAGATACGGAGCTTCGTCATCAAAAGCAGCTGTTAACGGCGATTCGTTCTGGTTTAGTCGCATCTGCACACGATGTAGCAGAAGGTGGTCTAGGTGTGGCACTTGCAGAATCAACATTTGGAACAAACGGACTAGGCGTAACTGTAAGCCTACCTGGAGAGGCAACAACGGCACTATTTAGCGAATCACAATCTCGTTTTGTCGTAACCGTTCGCCCTGAGAATCAAGCGAAGTTTGAAGAATTCGTTCAGGCAACATTAATTGGTTACGTAACGGCAGATCACACTGTAACCATTCAAAATGAAGCAGGTGAAACATACCTTCAATCAGATGTGAAGCAACTCGAAGATGCTTGGAAAGGAGCTATTTCATGTTTGCTGAAATAA
- a CDS encoding YgaP family membrane protein, whose product MKQNIGTLNALIRITLGFTVLAWSIARLSRRPYKQSHLVYAMLGGMKIAEGFTRFCPLTYAYDKSQEKSKADEQPYLTTYNPS is encoded by the coding sequence ATGAAGCAAAATATCGGTACATTAAATGCATTGATTCGAATTACGCTTGGCTTTACTGTATTAGCTTGGTCAATCGCTCGTCTTTCTAGAAGACCGTATAAGCAGTCTCATTTGGTTTACGCGATGCTCGGTGGGATGAAAATTGCTGAAGGGTTTACGCGCTTTTGTCCATTAACGTATGCGTATGACAAATCTCAAGAGAAATCAAAGGCTGATGAACAGCCTTATTTAACAACATATAACCCATCATAA
- a CDS encoding acyltransferase family protein, producing the protein MLYERKHRYVHSLDGLRALAVLSVIAYHLNLKWAPGGFLGVDVFFVLSGYLITSILLDQQQQQTFSLQKFWISRVRRLLPAAYCMIAATVLWIIFFKRSLLHTIHGDALTSVFYMSNWWFIFHKVSYFDSFNSMSPLKNLWSLAIEEQFYIIWPLFLLVGLKLIKSRKKLTVVIFLFTLLSAGLMGFLYEPGEDPSRIYYGTDTRAFALLLGGCLAFIWPMQRLSSKNLPKPGRRILNVVSLITFAILIFCMATVDEFKPFVYKGGMFLIALNTAILIATISHPSSFLGKVLSVKPLTWIGTRSYGIYLWHYPIIILTTPLSEMGIFNPVRMGLQVGVTLLIAELSYRYFEAPIRQNGFLYYFKMYHPKRLIQWKLLPHKQRIITILPVVVCVVLISDFAYSFTYKASTIEASPKQTVIKVHHTAPAHTEVKPNPDPNKDKPVVKPAEPPKPAYTDVLAIGDSIMLDIAPELQKLYGSITIDGKVGRQMSEAIELAPNYQSFNHPDKAIIVELGTNGYFTGEQLDAFLSHFPEAQIFIVNTKVPRPWEDDVNVVINQKARQSKKIQLIDWYSHGSNHPEYFAPDGVHLQPSGARKLASLISQEMNS; encoded by the coding sequence GTGCTTTATGAAAGAAAACACCGTTATGTACACAGTCTAGATGGGCTTCGAGCATTAGCTGTTCTATCAGTCATTGCTTATCATCTAAACTTAAAATGGGCACCGGGAGGTTTTTTAGGCGTAGACGTCTTTTTTGTGTTGTCCGGCTATCTCATTACCTCTATTTTATTAGATCAACAACAGCAACAAACCTTTAGTCTTCAAAAGTTTTGGATTAGTCGCGTTCGTCGTCTGCTTCCAGCCGCTTATTGTATGATTGCCGCAACCGTTTTGTGGATCATTTTCTTTAAGCGCTCACTGCTGCACACCATACACGGTGACGCACTGACTTCTGTTTTTTATATGAGTAACTGGTGGTTTATCTTTCATAAAGTTTCGTATTTTGATAGTTTCAACTCTATGTCTCCATTAAAAAACTTATGGTCGTTAGCAATTGAGGAACAGTTTTATATCATATGGCCCCTTTTCTTATTAGTGGGCTTAAAGTTAATTAAAAGCCGTAAAAAGCTTACCGTTGTGATCTTCCTTTTCACTCTTCTTTCGGCAGGATTGATGGGCTTTTTATATGAGCCTGGTGAAGATCCAAGCCGCATTTACTACGGAACAGATACACGTGCGTTTGCTTTACTTTTAGGAGGATGCTTAGCATTTATTTGGCCAATGCAACGCTTATCGTCCAAGAATTTGCCGAAACCCGGCCGCCGAATATTGAATGTCGTCAGCTTGATTACATTTGCTATTTTAATTTTTTGTATGGCGACTGTTGATGAATTTAAACCGTTCGTATACAAAGGTGGCATGTTTTTAATTGCCTTAAATACGGCTATTTTAATCGCAACCATCAGCCATCCTAGCAGTTTCCTAGGAAAAGTATTATCGGTAAAGCCGTTAACATGGATTGGAACAAGGTCGTACGGCATTTATCTTTGGCACTACCCTATTATTATTTTAACAACGCCTTTATCAGAGATGGGCATATTTAATCCTGTTCGCATGGGATTGCAAGTCGGGGTAACGCTCCTGATCGCTGAGCTTTCTTATCGTTACTTTGAGGCTCCAATTCGTCAAAATGGATTCCTTTATTATTTTAAAATGTATCATCCAAAACGATTAATTCAGTGGAAGCTTCTTCCCCACAAGCAGCGAATTATTACGATTTTACCTGTCGTTGTATGTGTCGTTCTGATTAGTGATTTTGCTTATTCTTTTACATACAAAGCGAGCACCATTGAAGCATCACCAAAGCAAACGGTCATTAAGGTACACCATACAGCACCTGCACACACGGAGGTAAAACCAAACCCAGATCCTAATAAAGATAAGCCTGTGGTGAAACCAGCCGAGCCACCAAAACCAGCCTATACAGATGTATTAGCCATCGGTGACTCGATCATGCTTGATATCGCACCAGAGCTTCAAAAGCTATATGGCTCGATTACGATTGATGGAAAAGTTGGACGACAAATGAGCGAGGCCATTGAGCTCGCGCCTAATTACCAATCCTTTAATCATCCAGATAAGGCCATTATCGTAGAGCTTGGTACAAACGGATACTTTACAGGAGAACAATTGGATGCATTTTTAAGCCACTTTCCAGAGGCGCAAATTTTCATCGTGAACACAAAAGTTCCAAGACCTTGGGAAGATGATGTAAATGTAGTGATTAATCAAAAAGCACGACAATCGAAAAAGATCCAGCTTATTGATTGGTACTCGCACGGAAGCAACCATCCGGAATACTTTGCTCCAGACGGGGTTCACCTACAGCCGAGCGGAGCAAGAAAGCTCGCCTCACTTATCAGTCAAGAAATGAATAGCTAA
- the purD gene encoding phosphoribosylamine--glycine ligase has translation MNVLVIGKGGREHTIAWKVAQSSLVDTTFVAPGNAGMTDVATLVPIQENEHEKLIAFAKENDVQLTIVGPEVPLMNGIVDDFEEAGLTVFGPHQSGAMIEGSKAFAKELMAKYDIPTSFYEVFTSFEDAKKYVEQQGAPIVIKADGLAAGKGVTVAFTVEEAVEALQDILVYDKFAGAGSKVVIEEFLAGEEFSLMAFVQGTNVYPMVIAQDHKRAYNDDKGPNTGGMGAYSPVPQISEELVQTAVRAIVEPMAKALEAEGCPYTGVLYAGLIATVDGPKVIEFNARFGDPETQVVLPRMESDLVEVLLQLCKKEPVEIKWSDEAVLGVVLAAEGYPNAYKKEATIEGLQDLDARSLLFHAGVKEKDDHFVSDGGRVLLVGAKAATLEEAQEKAYQEISKIGKEGFFYRTDIGKRALSEAVK, from the coding sequence ATGAATGTTTTAGTAATTGGAAAAGGCGGGCGTGAGCATACGATCGCATGGAAGGTAGCGCAAAGTTCTTTAGTAGATACAACCTTTGTCGCACCTGGAAATGCAGGAATGACAGATGTAGCGACACTCGTTCCTATTCAAGAGAATGAACATGAGAAGCTCATTGCATTTGCGAAAGAAAATGATGTACAGCTAACCATTGTTGGACCTGAGGTGCCTCTTATGAATGGGATTGTCGATGATTTTGAAGAGGCAGGGTTAACGGTATTCGGGCCGCATCAAAGCGGAGCGATGATTGAAGGAAGTAAAGCATTCGCGAAAGAACTGATGGCGAAGTATGATATTCCGACCTCCTTTTATGAGGTATTTACAAGCTTTGAGGATGCGAAGAAGTACGTGGAACAGCAAGGGGCTCCCATTGTGATTAAAGCAGATGGCCTTGCAGCTGGAAAGGGTGTTACCGTTGCTTTTACGGTTGAAGAAGCGGTGGAGGCACTTCAAGATATTCTCGTTTACGATAAGTTTGCAGGTGCGGGAAGTAAAGTAGTCATCGAAGAATTTTTAGCAGGTGAAGAGTTTTCATTAATGGCATTCGTGCAAGGAACGAACGTTTATCCAATGGTGATCGCTCAAGACCATAAGCGTGCCTATAATGATGATAAAGGTCCGAACACGGGAGGAATGGGGGCGTACTCACCTGTTCCGCAAATTAGTGAGGAGCTTGTTCAAACGGCCGTTCGAGCAATTGTTGAGCCAATGGCCAAAGCGCTTGAAGCAGAAGGCTGTCCTTACACAGGCGTATTGTACGCTGGGCTGATCGCAACAGTGGACGGGCCAAAGGTCATTGAATTTAACGCACGATTTGGAGACCCAGAAACACAAGTCGTTCTTCCGCGTATGGAAAGTGACCTCGTCGAAGTGTTGCTTCAATTATGCAAAAAGGAGCCTGTTGAAATTAAGTGGTCCGACGAAGCGGTACTTGGTGTCGTTCTTGCGGCAGAAGGCTATCCGAATGCTTATAAAAAAGAAGCGACGATTGAGGGATTACAGGACCTAGACGCACGGTCATTGCTTTTCCATGCGGGTGTGAAGGAAAAAGATGATCATTTCGTCTCAGACGGAGGGCGTGTCCTTCTTGTTGGCGCGAAGGCAGCGACGTTAGAAGAAGCACAGGAGAAGGCCTACCAGGAAATAAGTAAAATCGGAAAAGAAGGGTTCTTTTACCGAACGGATATTGGAAAAAGAGCACTTTCAGAAGCCGTAAAATAA